From one Luteipulveratus mongoliensis genomic stretch:
- a CDS encoding helix-turn-helix transcriptional regulator, translating to MSNESNVAGFPRLLTTEQVAQALQVSPSTLCRWRQSGRGPRATWLTPSCPRYRQDDVDAWLMAAAA from the coding sequence ATGAGTAACGAATCGAACGTGGCAGGCTTCCCGCGTCTGCTGACGACAGAACAGGTCGCACAGGCGTTGCAGGTCTCGCCCTCGACGCTGTGCCGTTGGCGGCAGTCTGGGCGCGGACCTCGGGCGACGTGGCTGACTCCGAGTTGCCCGCGATACCGCCAGGACGACGTAGACGCCTGGTTGATGGCGGCTGCGGCATGA